A portion of the Penaeus monodon isolate SGIC_2016 chromosome 28, NSTDA_Pmon_1, whole genome shotgun sequence genome contains these proteins:
- the LOC119590983 gene encoding neuropeptide-like protein 31, with amino-acid sequence MAESCVSHHSALLALFAAVRASPTMKAVTVFALLALAASLCLAAPNGVSYGYGGRGFGFGHGGYGHGGFGHGFGHGGYGGHGHGGTSYSVFNLGYGGYGYGG; translated from the exons ATGGCTGAGTCCTGCGTCAGTCACCATTCAGCTTTACTCGCTCTCTTCGCTGCAGTTCGTGCCTCGCCCACAATG AAAGCGGTGACCGTGTTCGCACTCTTGGCTCTGGCAGCGAGCCTGTGCTTAGCTGCGCCTAACGGAGTCAGCTACGGATACGGCGGACGTGGCTTTGGCTTCGGCCACGGTGGATACGGACACGGTGGTTTTGGACACGGCTTTGGCCACGGAGGATACGGAGGACACGGACACGGCGGGACCTCGTACAGTGTGTTCAACCTTGGCTATGGAGGCTATGGTTACGGCGGGTAA
- the LOC119590984 gene encoding cold and drought-regulated protein CORA-like, with product MMKSFMTLLLFAAAVSYCLAAPAGFGYGHGGHGGHGFGHGGHGFGYGHGGFGHGGFSHGGFGHGGFGHGGYGHGGHGGYGHSGTSFSVFNLGHGLGGHGGYGHGGYGH from the exons ATGATG AAATCGTTCATGACTCTGTTGCTGTTTGCTGCTGCAGTCAGCTACTGCTTAGCAGCTCCTGCCGGATTCGGGTACGGCCACGGCGGCCATGGCGGTCACGGTTTTGGCCATGGTGGTCATGGTTTCGGGTATGGCCATGGCGGTTTTGGCCATGGAGGATTTAGTCATGGTGGCTTTGGACATGGAGGATTTGGCCATGGTGGTTATGGGCATGGAGGACATGGTGGATATGGACATAGCGGTACCTCTTTCAGCGTTTTCAACCTTGGCCATGGACTCGGAGGCCATGGTGGATACGGCCATGGAGGGTATGGCCATTAG